The nucleotide sequence CCAGGCCGGCGGCGACGGCTGCGGCCGACCCGGACGACGAGCCTCCCGGAGTCCGCCCCGGAGCGGCGACGTTGATCGGCGTGCCGTAGTGGACGTTGGTCCCCGCGAGCGAGTAGGCCAGCTCGTCGGTGACGGTCTTGCCGATCACCGTGGCACCGGCGCCGGTCAGCGCCTCGACCGCGCGGGCGCTACGATCCGCCACCTCGCGGGCGGCGCCGAGATCCGGGTTGCCGGCACACGTCTTCGTGCCGGCGACGTCGATCACGTCCTTGACGGCGAGCGTGACGCCGGCCAGTGGCCCGTCGGACGCGCCTTCCGCGAGCACCGCCGGCCCCACCACGAAGGCGCCGAGCTCGGCCGCCCGTCGCAGCAGGTCCGGGTCATTCACGTTCGGCCGCCCATCCATCTCTCGTGTCCTCTCCGCCGCAGCCATCGCCCGCCGATACACAGGTTTCCTGCTTTTACGCTGCAGAAACATCTGTTCCGCGCGATGTCATGCGACGGCGGGACTTTGAGGGGGCGTGACGGTGCGCATCGACGAGGAAGGAACCGATGCCCTACGACCAGATCGCCCCGCCGGCTCGGCTGCTCATGGGGCCGGGACCGATCTCCGCCGACCCGCGGGTGCTGCGGGCGATGTCCGCGCAGCTGGTCGGTCAGTTCGACCCGGCGATGACCGCTTACATGGGCGAGACGATGGAGTTGTTCCGCGCGGTGTTCCGTACCGGCAACGAGCAGACCTTCCTCGTGGACGGCACGGCGCGTGCGGCCATCGAGGCGGCGCTGGTGTCGCTGTGCGAGCCCGGCGACCGCGTCGTGGTCCCGGTCTTCGGCCGGTTCGGGCAACTGCTGGTCGAGATCGCCGAGCGGGTCGGCGCCGAGGTCCACCAGGTGCAGGCGCCGTGGGGCGAGATCGTGCCGCCCGAGCGGATCGAGGAGGTCGTCGCCCGTGTCCAGCCCGTCGTGGTGGCCGTCGCGCACGGCGACACGTCCACGACCATGTGCCAGCCGCTGCAGCCGCTCGGTGAGATCTGCGCGCGCCACGGCGCGTTGTTCTACGCCGATGTCACGGCCTCGCTCGGCGGCAACCCCTTCGAGATGGACGACTGGGGCGTGGACGTGGCGAGTGCGGGACTGCAGAAGTGCCTCGGCGGACCGCCGGGAAGCGCGCCGATCAGCCTGAGCGGGTC is from Jiangella alkaliphila and encodes:
- a CDS encoding pyridoxal-phosphate-dependent aminotransferase family protein yields the protein MPYDQIAPPARLLMGPGPISADPRVLRAMSAQLVGQFDPAMTAYMGETMELFRAVFRTGNEQTFLVDGTARAAIEAALVSLCEPGDRVVVPVFGRFGQLLVEIAERVGAEVHQVQAPWGEIVPPERIEEVVARVQPVVVAVAHGDTSTTMCQPLQPLGEICARHGALFYADVTASLGGNPFEMDDWGVDVASAGLQKCLGGPPGSAPISLSGSAVRRVEGRRHVELGLRTDQDVPRGRRIASAYFDLAMIMDYWGKRGLNHHTEATTMLYGARECARLVVAEGIDAAIGRHRLHGAAMLAGVGGLGLETFGDAEHRMNNVVAVRIPDGVDGESVRRAMLADFGIEIGTSFGPLHGVVWRIGTMGYNARTDAVLTTLVALEAVLRVAGVAVVAGGGFGAAREVYDDAFAGSLS